TCTGATATCTGCGGAAGTGTCTCCAGTAATGAGAACTCTGTCCCAGGACATTTGGAAACTGTTGTCGGTGAGGAATCCTACCTTGTCCATAAATGCCAGGAACTCATCTAAGCCGCTTTTCAAGCCTGAGACTTGATTGTGTCCTGGAACTAACCAGGTCATATCTTGATCCCAATACTCCTCAATTTTCTGTCTGTCTCCGCTACCCAGTACATCGTATGCTTCCCTGACCCGTTGTTCAGTTAGGCGGAGCGATCGCTGTTGATTGGAAGTGGCTATTCCTGCTCTCATCATTTCTTCAGTCATCAGTACTCCACCTTGAACTCCCCAAGCACCTGCTTGCACTTCATCCACTAGGGCATAAGTGTAAGGACGAACAATTTCACCCATGACATTAGCAAGGGTATTGCTTAATTCCTGAACAATCTCACCTTTTTGTTCTGAACTGGCGAAGTCTTCTAAGAGGGTGACACGAATAATAGGCATTTGAACTTCTCCTGATTTTATTTGTGTTTTAAACTGGGTAACTGTTAGGCTAGGCGGTCGGGGATTGGTTTGAGAGCGTAGACAGCGTTGAAAAATTGATCGACTGTATGTTGATCGCTAATGTAAACTTGAACATCGGCAATTTTGCCCTCACGGATATGGTAGTGAGTACAGTTAAGGGCATCTAAAACCGCGCCGTTACTTTCTCCATGCCCACGGTGGACTTCGACAACCGTGCTTTCTCCCCAAGCATCAATACCGCTGAGATCCACTTGGATACCTGCTTTATTCAACTGCTCAAAGAAAGCAATCACTTCATTAGCACCATTTTTAGTTCCTGCTAAGGGGTGATGCCCAGGTAAACGCCAGATGAGGTCGGCAGCAAAGATTTCTTGCCGAATAGTGTCCATATCACCGCGATTAAAGCATTCGTACATTCTTTGAATGAGTTCTACATTTGGATTTGCCATTTTTCTGCTCCTTGTTTTGTGAGTAATTAAACTTGTTACTGTCCGCATTTAGGACTAACTAGACTGCCTGGTACTTCGTTGCCGATCACTAGATCGATTAGGAATGGGCCATTATGGAATAGTGCTTGAGCGATCGCTGGTTTGATCTCTTCTGGTGTCTCCACCCGCACGGCTTGCACTCCCATTGCCCTTGCTAATTCGTCAAACTGCAAAGCTGGTTTGCACAGATCGAAAGAAGCGGGAAATTCATGTGGCTCGATCTGCCGTTCTTGCCAATACTGCAAAATATTCAGTTTGAGAATGCGATAGCTACGATTGTTGCAGATCACAAATTTAGCGTCGATGTTATGGCGGGCAGCCGTCCACAACGCTTGAATGGTATACATTGCTCCACCATCACCTGTAAAACCGATCACTGTTTTGTCTGGATGAGAGAGTTTGATGCCAATTGCCCCAGGAATGCCTACACCCAGAGAACCGCCCCGCGTCTGGAAATAATGCCCCAGGGTCGTCGGTGGAATATAGCGACACAGCTCTTCAGAATGAGTGAGTGCCTCATCGAAGACGATCGCATTTGGTGGTAAGTGTCTGGCTAATTCTTCGGCAAACTGTGATAGATGCAGCGGTACAGAGTCATGCACGGCTCGATCGGCAGCAAACTGCTCACTCATTGCCTGCTGTTTGATTTCAGCAATTTTAGTGGTTCTCTGACCAGCCATTCGCTTTTGCTCAGGGGTGAGAGTTTTGGCTAATTCTGCCCCCAGCTTGGCAAGGGTTGTTTTGGGATCGCTGACTAAGCCTAAATCCACAGGAAAGTTCTTGGCGATCTCATAAGCATTCAAATCGATGTGGACGATCTTGGCACCAGGAGCAAACACATCCGACAAAGCAGGAAATACTTCGGGGAAAACATATGTTCCGCAAATCAGTACGACATCGGCTTGGGATGTTGTGCGACTGCTAACTTCGCCAAACATATGCCCCAACAGCCCGCCATATAGCGGATGGGTAGCATTCATATTTGGTTCGGATGAATCAGAACCCCAGACTTGTGCGCCAATCAGTTCGGCGACGTGGGTTAATTCTGCTTGGGCATCGGAATAGGCTATGCCATCACCAACGATAACGAGTGGTTTTGTTGCCTGAGCTAG
The genomic region above belongs to Pleurocapsa minor HA4230-MV1 and contains:
- a CDS encoding nuclear transport factor 2 family protein, whose translation is MPIIRVTLLEDFASSEQKGEIVQELSNTLANVMGEIVRPYTYALVDEVQAGAWGVQGGVLMTEEMMRAGIATSNQQRSLRLTEQRVREAYDVLGSGDRQKIEEYWDQDMTWLVPGHNQVSGLKSGLDEFLAFMDKVGFLTDNSFQMSWDRVLITGDTSADIRHNTGHRAGDESRQLAIDVVHILRWRDGKVIEGSGLIFGDGTAQFDEFWR
- a CDS encoding nuclear transport factor 2 family protein, which translates into the protein MANPNVELIQRMYECFNRGDMDTIRQEIFAADLIWRLPGHHPLAGTKNGANEVIAFFEQLNKAGIQVDLSGIDAWGESTVVEVHRGHGESNGAVLDALNCTHYHIREGKIADVQVYISDQHTVDQFFNAVYALKPIPDRLA
- a CDS encoding thiamine pyrophosphate-binding protein is translated as MEKRNGRFAIIEQLLADGIRYMFGNPGTSEEGFLDALRDYYPEFEYILALQETIAVAAADGYARSTKKPTIVQLHSGVGLGNGIGMIYQAMRGHAPLVVLAGESGLQYDAMDAQMAADLVSMAKPVTKWATRVVHPSSLLRVLRRAIKIAATPPMGPVFVSLPMDVLDAVNEEEVGNTSIPITRVAPEPEAIAQAATMLAQATKPLVIVGDGIAYSDAQAELTHVAELIGAQVWGSDSSEPNMNATHPLYGGLLGHMFGEVSSRTTSQADVVLICGTYVFPEVFPALSDVFAPGAKIVHIDLNAYEIAKNFPVDLGLVSDPKTTLAKLGAELAKTLTPEQKRMAGQRTTKIAEIKQQAMSEQFAADRAVHDSVPLHLSQFAEELARHLPPNAIVFDEALTHSEELCRYIPPTTLGHYFQTRGGSLGVGIPGAIGIKLSHPDKTVIGFTGDGGAMYTIQALWTAARHNIDAKFVICNNRSYRILKLNILQYWQERQIEPHEFPASFDLCKPALQFDELARAMGVQAVRVETPEEIKPAIAQALFHNGPFLIDLVIGNEVPGSLVSPKCGQ